TCGACATAGCCGTGCGACAAGTCGGTGGTGCGGATTGCGGCCTGACCGTTGCCTATCCCGAGGTCGACGCTGATCGCGATGTCCGCCGCCGACAAGTCCACATCCCGTGCTCCCGGCGCTCCCATACCGTTGAGGCACACCGGAAAGCCGTTGAACGACACTGCAATCCGATCCGGGTCGAGCGTCACCGGCGCCATGCCGACGGCGGCGATCACCCGGCCCCAGTTCGGGTCGGACCCGAACATCGCGGTCTTGACCAGACTGTCGCGGGCGATCGCCCGCGCGGCGGTGACGGCGTCGTCGTCGCTGGCCGCACCGGTCACGGCGACCGTGATGCGTTTGGTGACGCCCTCGGCGTCGGCCTGCAGCTGCGCACACAGGTCGTCGCACACCCGCTGCACGGCATCGTCGAGATCGGCTTGGCTGGGCGCGATTTCACTGGCGCCCGAGGCGAGCAACAACACGGTGTCGTTGGTGGAGCAGCTGCCGTCGACGTCGAGGCGGTCGAAGGTGAGCGCGGCGGCGCGGCGCAGCGCGTGGTCAAGTGCCGCCGCCGCCTCCGCGACCGCGTCGGTGGTCAGTACGCACAGCATCGTGGCCAGCGACGGCGCCAGCATCCCGGCGCCCTTGGCCATCCCGCCGACGGTCCAGTTTCCGGGATGGTGCAACGCCACCTGTTTGGGCACCGTGTCGGTGGTCATGATGGCCCGGGCCGCGTGCTCTCCGCCGGTGAGCCCGCCCGCCATTTCGTGCACCACTTCCTGAACGCCGGCCAGCACCTTGTCCATCGGCAGCCGGTCGCCGATGAGCCCCGTGGAGCAGACGGCGACCTCGATCGCCCCGGTCTCGCTGCCCCAGTCCGACAACGCGGCGGCGACGGCCTCCGCGGTGGCGTGCGTGTCTTGGAAACCGGGCGGCCCGGTGCAGGCGTTGGCTCCCCCGGAGTTGAGGATCACGGCGCGCAGCCGTCCGGTGGTCAGCACCTGCTGGGTCCACAGCACCGGCGCCGCCTTGACCCGGTTGCGGGTGAAAACGCCTGCCGCGGCATGGTCGGGGCCCTCGTTGAAGACCAGCGCCAGATCCAGCGCCCCGGAAGACTTGATCCCGGCGGCGATGCCGGCGGCGCGAAAGCCTTCTGGCGCCGTCACACCCTGGTTGCGCACCAGCCGCACGGCGTCGGCCACGTCGGTCACGGCGCCACCCCCACCAATGGCAGGCCCTCACCTTCCGGCCACCCCAGCGCCAGGTTCATCGACTGAACAGCCGCACCGCTGGCGCCCTTCACGAGATTGTCGATGGCGGCGATCGCGACGAACGTGGCCGCCCCCTCGTCGACCGCGACCGCGACGTGGGCGGCGTTGCTGCCGATCACCGCGCCGGTGCGCGGCAACTGCCCTCCGGCAACAGGTAAACGAAAGGTTCGCTGCCGTAGCTTTTTTCGTAGGCCGCGCGCAGCTGGGACAGCGGCGAGCGGGTGCGGGCGGTGCAGGTGGCCAGGATGCCTCGCGAGGTGGGGATGAGCACCGGTGTGAACGACACGGTGACGTCGCGGTCGGTGACCTTTCGCAACTCCTGCACGATCTCCGGGGTATGCCGGTGGGCGCCGGCGATGTTGTAGGCCCGCGCCGATCCGATGACCTCCGAGCCGAGCAGGTCGGTCTTGGCGGCGCGGCCGGCGCCGGACGTGCCGCTGACCGCGACCACGGTCACGGCGGGTTCGACGAGGTCCGCGGCCACGGCGGGCAGCAGCGCGAGCAGGGCCGCCGTCGGGTAGCAGCCCGGCACC
This Mycobacterium xenopi DNA region includes the following protein-coding sequences:
- the argJ gene encoding bifunctional glutamate N-acetyltransferase/amino-acid acetyltransferase ArgJ, which produces MTDVADAVRLVRNQGVTAPEGFRAAGIAAGIKSSGALDLALVFNEGPDHAAAGVFTRNRVKAAPVLWTQQVLTTGRLRAVILNSGGANACTGPPGFQDTHATAEAVAAALSDWGSETGAIEVAVCSTGLIGDRLPMDKVLAGVQEVVHEMAGGLTGGEHAARAIMTTDTVPKQVALHHPGNWTVGGMAKGAGMLAPSLATMLCVLTTDAVAEAAAALDHALRRAAALTFDRLDVDGSCSTNDTVLLLASGASEIAPSQADLDDAVQRVCDDLCAQLQADAEGVTKRITVAVTGAASDDDAVTAARAIARDSLVKTAMFGSDPNWGRVIAAVGMAPVTLDPDRIAVSFNGFPVCLNGMGAPGARDVDLSAADIAISVDLGIGNGQAAIRTTDLSHGYVEENSAYSS